A single region of the Brienomyrus brachyistius isolate T26 chromosome 10, BBRACH_0.4, whole genome shotgun sequence genome encodes:
- the LOC125750923 gene encoding ubiquitin domain-containing protein 2-like: MGGCVGSHRDSSGSLNENSDGTGVALGRNQPLRREKPRWKSDYPMTDGQLRSKRDEFWDTAPAFEGRKEIWDALRAAAHAFEGNDHELAQAIIDGASITLPHGALSESYDELGNRYQLPVYCLVPPINMIEEKSELEMADVQDPPPSTGQECWLRLRLSTGKDLWLLVRSTDTVQHMKNRLQVEEGIAPGSQRWFFSGRPLTDKMKLEELKIPRDYVVQVIVSQPPPQTPPPGES; this comes from the exons ATGGGCGGCTGTGTGGGCAGTCACCGCGACTCCTCGGGCAGCCTGAACGAGAACTCGGACGGAACCGGAG TCGCTCTGGGACGTAACCAGCCCCTGAGGAGGGAGAAGCCCCGATGGAAGAGTGACTACCCCATGACAGACGGGCAGCTGCGCAGCAAGCGTGATGAGTTTTGGGATACAGCACCAGCATTTGAGGGCCGCAAGGAGATCTGGGACGCTCTGCGGGCTGCTGCCCATGCCTTTGAGGGCAATGACCACGAGTTGGCCCAGGCCATTATCGACGGAGCCAGCATAACGTTGCCTCACG gTGCTCTGAGCGAGAGCTACGACGAGCTGGGAAACCGCTACCAGCTTCCCGTGTACTGCCTGGTACCTCCCATCAACATGATCGAGGAGAAGAGCGAGCTCGAGATGGCGGACGTGCAGGATCCGCCTCCTAGCACAGGCCAGGAGTGCTGGCTGCGCCTGCGCCTCTCCACAGGCAAAGATCTGTGGCTGCTGGTTCGCAGCACCGACACGGTGCAGCACATGAAGAACCGCCTGCAGGTGGAGGAGGGCATCGCGCCCGGCAGCCAGCGCTGGTTCTTTTCGGGGCGCCCGCTGACAGACAAAATGAAACTGGAGGAGCTGAAGATCCCCAGAGACTATGTGGTGCAGGTGATCGTCAGCCAGCCCCCCCCACAGACACCCCCACCTGGGGAGAGCTAG